The genomic stretch ATGTTCCTTAGAGGCTTAATCAGACCTCATCCACCTCAAACTGCATAAAAGTATTGCAGCCGCAGAAAGACTAACAAATAATAATATGACACTATAAGAATCCaataatgtaataataaatattaatatatcaTACAAGTATAATTGAAATATAAGGatataattaattataaaaCCTAAGATTCtaatacaataataaaagtaatattaaatatgtaatatataaaCTTAAGtatataacaaaataataaataacttttcatCATCCTACATTCATGTCAATAAATTCTTTATTCACCATATGAGAAGCTTTTCCATTATTTACCCCAAAATCAAATTAGAAAAGAACACctctgtttaattttcaaagccCACCCTTTACTACttgaataaatttatttacCCAAATAAAGTGGTTTGGATTCGTTGCCCATGGTCCAGATTGGTTTCTCCTCATCCTTTTCCAGCTGTAACTATTTATGGAACATTTCTCCCCCATCCAGACCTTAGATCATTATGGCATCACGACTGCACTCATTATATGTCTTTAGGTTGGCCTCCTGGATCAAAAAGAGTCCACAAAGGACCGTCTAACCACCAAGCCATCCCTGGTGGGATAAGGGAGGAGAAAAGCCAGGAGCAGATCTGTGTTTGAGGTGATGGAGGAGGTAAACCTGAAAGAGGAGCAAAGCAGAATAAGACTTCCCAGGACTGAAAATCAGACCCAACTCCATCCTGTCCTTCTCTGGGATGGTTTGAGGCATTATCATCTCTGTAACAGGGCTGGAGACCTTCATTTGTGGAGAACACATCCCGATAGAGACACTTCTTGCTAAAAGCATGGGAGATGGAGTCTATGCATAACCAGGTTCTCATGCGTGGGAATGTCAATCCATGCCACATTGCTCCACTCATCATCTCCTCATATCCACAGGTGGAGAGCTGATGGTGCAAGAGCCTGCCCTGGAGATGCTCATCCCCGGGGAAACAGGACCAGTCAACATGGAAATCAAAGCCACAGGGAAGAGGGGAACTGGTTTGGGAGGCTAGAGATGGGACATGATGAAGCAAGACCCTCCTCATCAGGGTGTAGGCCATGAGAGATGACCCAGGATGGGTCCGCCTAAAGGAATAAACACCCAGAGAATAGgagtcaaaaccaaaaaggaaatcTGAGCTCTGTAAGATGTCCCTTCTCCTGTATCTTGCTGGAAaacctcctccttttccctgaggggaggaaaacaaatgtatcCACCTTATCACCCCTGGTATCCAGGACCACCCTGCAGGTGCCAACTACCCTTTCTTCCCAAGATCACCCATCTGATGCATCCCTAATTCAGCCATTCAGCTGGAAAGTCTCCAGAGGCTTATTCCAGGGCCAAGGGGAGGGATCTGCACCTGCTCTTCCCCACCCCGCCTCCAGTTAAGGTAAAGTGTACAAAATCCCTCCTGGTTAGATTATTTTCCACCATCAACTACCCCAGAGCAACAAGCATCTTGATTACCTTTAAATAAGGTTAATTTAATTCCTTAAGGAGGCCCTTACAGACACTGTAACTCttatttaacattatttatCAGCATATTCATCATCATCACAAGATGCTGGGGTGAGATCTTCACCCAATGCACAAGGAAAATCCTCATAACTACATCCCTTCCCTGATGACTATTAATTAATTAGTAgtaaagcagcagagaaacccCTCTCCCACCTACCAGAGCTGGGGTTTGACTATTTCAGGATGGGCCATGGGATGCGTTGCGTCGCACGGGGTCTCCAAACCATGATACTCCCCCATGAGATAAACCCACACTCCCATGTTCGCAGAGGCTTAATCCCCTTGCTTTGGTTGCAATTTAAGGACAAGCAGCAGGGGGGACAGGGATGTTTACCTGCATCAGGGTGAGAAGTtggggctgcagagcatctGCACCCCTAAAATCCCTTCCCCATCTCCCAAAATGAACATGCCCACCCCCTAGAACAGGGTTGATGGAGCTGAATGATTTATTGGGAAGAAAACCTGGGATGATTAACCccctgggattttttttttcttttttttttggcaggtgGTGATGTCTCTGCCAAATCCCCAAAGCATCCCAGGGACCCCAACACCTCAAGAGTTGTGGGGTTGGGATCACAGGCGGTTTCTACCCCCTCTTGGTGGGGGTCATTACCCCACAGGGGGTAAATCTGCCATCCATCTGGGATATTCCTGCCCATTGTGCAAAGCAAGAGCCCCATTAACCCTCCCAGTAGTCCCTCCGGGAGGGAATGGCCTTAACCCCTTTCCTCCCAGCCAGGATGGTAGGAAAACATCATTGCAACAGCAATCAAATGTGATATCCTTCTGctcctcaaaagaaaaaaaaaaaaaaagctgcttttaccTCAAAATGAGTCCCAGATGCAGCCCCTACCCCAAAGACAAACCCTCCTCTCCCCAAACTAACCTTAATCTCATCCCCTTGGCACAAAAGTATTCACCTGACATGGCTGGGAAAAACAAATCTGGAGATAAACCTATAAATTTAATTACTCCCCTCCATCCATTTACCCTCTCCCATTTccaatatatataaaattatttgccCAAATAGCTATATTTTGGCCTGTCCCCACTGCCCCTCTCCTGACATGCAGGGATTTGTCCCTCTAGTAGGAGATGGAGCCAAGAACGAACGAGCATggagatggagagagaaatagggatggaaggagaaataaataggGATGGAAGGAGGTTTCTAAGtcctgaagagggaaaaaaagtctcgATTCTTTCAGTTTATAGAGGCAGCAGGTTTATTTTCCCTGCAACAGAAATCTGCACTTGACCATGAGAATCCTCTTCTGCAGCCAAGGCTGGAATGGGATTTAACACAACTTGGGAATCAAAAGTTTGAAAGCTGATGGaatattctgttttattatttatcccTCCTAAGCGCATTCTTTTCAGCAATTAActaggcagaaaaaaagcattccctaaaataacttcaaaagACTTAATCATCTACTTCAGACCTTTATTATAAagtgaaattacattttctcagGCAGCAATAATATGAAAGATTTTACAATTTATCTTTACACGATGGCTTCACAGCTATTGAAACGTTTTTATGTGttattaaaagcttttcctaCATACTTAGATTTCATCTTCCAGTTGAGGAGGATGGGGTTAACAGAGATGAGAAGGATATTTCCATAAGAATTGAGGATCCTCAACTGTAACTGCAGGCCTGCAGGTGGGTTCCAGCACATCCATTTGAAATACGAAATACTTGagttaaaaggtaaaaaaaaaaacaaaaccacaaaccagtTTCCTTCCACAAAGTGGGGGATACCTGCCTGAGCCCCAAACCTGCCCTGCTCATGGTTGGCAGCCAAGGAAATACCTGGGCTCTAGAAAAGAAAGCGAGACTCCTCAACTGAGAGGCAGAAGAACCTGTGCTCCCCCCTTTGGATTAGACCATTTCCCCCTGATTTTACACCAAAACATAGGTCTGATGCACAGGTGCAGGGTGAGACTCTCAGGTTCTTGCGCTTAAATCTTCAAATACCTCGCTTGTGGTGGCTTTGCTTCTGGGGTTTATTGTCCAGGAGACAAATTTATTTCCAtcaggctggagaaaaaaaaaataaatctctattTTGCCTGGgtttagcaattattttttttctgggattcCCTAGGGGTCTGGCTGCCTCCTGTCAGCAGGACATGGATGGGAGATGTGACCAGCAAAGGGTGTTTTGGGGATGGAGGCACCAAAGATGATTTACCCCAAGTGGGATCCCTCAGGGACGCTGCACGCCCGGGGCGGGGGTGATGCTCTCCTGGGGGATTATACACCCAAAAATGGATCAAGACACCCAGCCGTGGGCTGCATCCTCAGTGGGCTCGCTGCGCCCGTGGGAGATGCTCCACTCTGGCTGTGGGATGCTCCCCCGGGGATGCTGCACGCCCGGGGGTGATGCtcccctggggatgctgcacGCCCGGGGGTGATGCTCCCCGAGGGATGCTGCACGCCCGGGGAGGGGGTGATGCTCTCCCGGGGGATGATGTTCTCCCGGGGCTGATGCTCCCCCAGGGATGACGCTTTCCTGGGGGACGATGCCCCTCcggggatgcagggatgcagctCGCCcggaggctgctgctgctctgctcggggtggggggatgctgcTACTGCTCCCCCCGCATCCCGCCTACCTTCGTTCCGGGGGTGGAGGGCAGAGCGAGGAAGGGGGGATGCTCCAACCTTCCCCTCTTCAGCTGGAGACCCCCCCgctcggccccggcccccgccgcggctCGGGGCCGGTTGCAGCCCGGCTGCCTGTGCGGAGACACAGGAAGGGGCTGGGACAAGTGCCGGCGGTGGGAGGGGGTGGCGGTGGCAGCGCTGGGGACCCCCCCGGGCTGCGCAGGGCGGTGAGGACCGGCCCGTGGGctcggggctggggcggggggcgcccaGCACCCGGGGTCCGCATGCCCCCTAGCGCGGCAgggggtgtggtggtggtggtgaatgCGCAGCCCCCCCACCTGGCGTGGAAAAATCCTTTTACcccttttttttggggggtgggcGCAAAGCTGAAGGCACCTTAGAAGCAAGCGCTAAGGTGGAGCGGGTGGGTTGTTGGGGGGTGGGTTGTGTGCAGGCAGCGGGGGTCGGGCAGCAGCATGGGCAGGGAAATGTGAAACGGTGGGAAGGTCCCTTCTGCCCAGTGGTCTCTAGAGCCAGGGTTTTCCTTAGGGATGTGCCCTCTCCCCCCCCATAGGGGTAGGCCTTCCATCATTGCGGTTCCATCCATCCCATGGTGGCATCCGCCTCACGATGGGGCAGGTTGGATAAGAGCTCTTCTTTATCCCCGGCGTGTGTTGGGTGTTGAAGAGTGGCTGTGACGGTACTGATGACCCTCCTCCCCCGCCCCACATTGTCCCCACAGGTATGGGGTGGGCAAGCAAGGAGAAGGAGGACCCCGAGAAGGTCCAGGTGAAGGTGGAGCAAGACACAGGGGCAGCGGATGATGACGATGAGGAGGCAACACGAGACAAAGGCTGCCAGAACTGGAGGCTGGAAGGACACAGagctggggagcactggggagaAGCCACCAGCCATGGAAATCTCGATGATCTGAGTGAGAGTGAGTCCCAGCCGAAACCGAAATCCAAGAGGAAGCCCCACAAGTGCGAGGAATGTGGCCGGATTTTCAACTGGAGGAACCACCTCATCCGCCACCAACGCCTGCACACGGGTGAGAGGCCCTACAAGTGTTCCATCTGTGGGAAGGGCTTCAACGATGGCTCACCATTGCTCATCCACGAGATGCTCCATCGGGGTGAGAAGCCCTACAAGTGTTTGGATTGCGGGAAGAGCTTCAGCCAAAGTTCCCACCTCATCTCCCACCAAGTGGTCCACACCAATGAGAAACCCTATGTCTGTCCTGACTGCGGGAAGAGCTTCGCCCGGCAGCAATATCTCCTCATGCATCGCCGGGTCCATACGGGTGAGAGACCCTACGAGTGCCGGGATTGTGGAAAAAGCTTCCGGAAGAGCTCTGACCTGGTCAGACACAAGACAGTCCATACAGGCGAGAAGCCCTTCAAGTGTCCCATCTGTGGGAAGGGTTTCACCCAAAACTTCCGCTGTAATGCCCATAAAAAGGCTCACAGCAAGGAGGTCAGCCAGCCAACACCTCCATCCCAGGacacccagcagagcagctgtgggacCACAGCCCCACCAGGTAACCTTGACTTACTCTAGGTCCTTGCGCCATCCCCTGGTTTGGGTCCATCCATGAAAACATCCGTGGGTTGTGTTGGGTTAAAGCTGTGCCGGGCATGGGGTAGGAAGGTCCTCGGGGTGTGGAGGCCCCTATTTTTCCATCTGGAGACATCCCCCACAGTTGTTCCTCCCCCCGTTTTCTGTTGGGGCTGTCACATATTGGCCCTCTTGTCTATCAGCAGGTGATGGTGGCTACCAAGAGGAGAATCCCCAGCCTGGAGACTCCTGGCAAGGAGAACCAAACAGATCCAGCTTGAGGATGGAGAAATGTGGGGGCTGTTGGGCTCTTGAGGAGGACAAAGTCCTAAAAGAGCAGTCAAGAGCAGAGTCTTGGCCCgaggagaggcaggagcagtGGTGTCCTCATGAGGACATCTTGGAGGACCCCAAGGAGACGGTCTGTGCCAAAGAGCGGGTGTATGAATTCCAGAAAACCTTTGATTGTAGGAACAGCCTGAGCCAATACCAGCAGCTTCATGCCCAGGAGCAGCCCCGCAAGTGCCCTGACTGTGGGAAGAGCTTCAGCAACTGCTCTGCCCTCACGTCCCACCAGCAGATTCACCAGCTGGAGAAGCCCAGTGAGCAACCCAGCACATTCATGATAAGCGCGGAGCTCTTCCACCAGGGCCCGCACAAGTCTGAGAAGTCTCACCTCTGCTCCGAGTGTGGGAAGAGCTTCACACGGAGGTTCAACCTCAAGCTCCACAAGAAGCTCCACACCGGGGAGCGACCCCACAAATGCCCTGAGTGTGGCTTGAGTTTCACGAACACCTCCCACCTGATCGTCCACCAGCGGATCCACACTGGGGAAAGACCCTATAGATGCCACGTATGTGGGAAGGGCTTCACCATGAGCTCCAAATGCCTGGAACATGAGAGGACCCACACAGGTGAAGCTCCGTACCGATGCTCTGAGTGTGGGAATTGCTACAGGACCAAGGTCTCCTTGATGTCCCACATGAAGATGCACATGGATTAGGAGGTGGGAGGGTTGGGACCTGCTGAGACCAGTGCCTGCTTGCTCCACCTGAAGACAGGCTGCAAGGTTCTGGCTGAGGTATCCAGACGCAGAGGTGGACACCCatcttgctttccttccatGAGACAGGAGAAGGGCTGAAGAGAAACCTCAGAGAGTTCCACACAGAGAGAGGACATTTTTCATCTTGACCAAGGGTCTGAGCTGCTTTGCAAGGCAAAGAGCATGTCTTCATCGATGTGGTCCTCACTGCCATGGCCATGCTGTCCCCATCCCGCCCCAGGATGCCAGTCCTCCCACAGAAGCCATGGCCACCCAACGAGGATGTTGCAGAAGAATCACATTCACTGGCACATCTTCCTCACCTTTCTTTGGGGCATTTctaggccaaaaaaaaaaaggcagatttgaGTAACATTCTCCTCTTCCCATCCTCTGACTGAGACAAAACCTCACAGGTACGGCTAATTCTGGAAATCCTGGGCACTGGGGgcaattttcctctttctccccgGCAGAAGCCAGGTCCCACGCCCTCAACAGTGCTCAGAGGGGAAGgctcactgtttttttttttctttccttctttttccttgatcattttacatgttttttacatttaataaaaatcaccAAGAGCATCCATGGGTGTTGGCATGGCTCCTGTGCCCGGAGGGA from Falco rusticolus isolate bFalRus1 chromosome 22, bFalRus1.pri, whole genome shotgun sequence encodes the following:
- the LOC119140530 gene encoding zinc finger protein 708-like isoform X1 codes for the protein MQLARRLLLLCSGWGDAATAPPASRLPSFRGWRAERGRGDAPTFPSSAGDPPARPRPPPRLGAGCSPAACAETQEGAGTSAGGGRGWRWQRWGPPRAAQGGMGWASKEKEDPEKVQVKVEQDTGAADDDDEEATRDKGCQNWRLEGHRAGEHWGEATSHGNLDDLSESESQPKPKSKRKPHKCEECGRIFNWRNHLIRHQRLHTGERPYKCSICGKGFNDGSPLLIHEMLHRGEKPYKCLDCGKSFSQSSHLISHQVVHTNEKPYVCPDCGKSFARQQYLLMHRRVHTGERPYECRDCGKSFRKSSDLVRHKTVHTGEKPFKCPICGKGFTQNFRCNAHKKAHSKEVSQPTPPSQDTQQSSCGTTAPPAGDGGYQEENPQPGDSWQGEPNRSSLRMEKCGGCWALEEDKVLKEQSRAESWPEERQEQWCPHEDILEDPKETVCAKERVYEFQKTFDCRNSLSQYQQLHAQEQPRKCPDCGKSFSNCSALTSHQQIHQLEKPSEQPSTFMISAELFHQGPHKSEKSHLCSECGKSFTRRFNLKLHKKLHTGERPHKCPECGLSFTNTSHLIVHQRIHTGERPYRCHVCGKGFTMSSKCLEHERTHTGEAPYRCSECGNCYRTKVSLMSHMKMHMD
- the LOC119140530 gene encoding zinc finger protein 708-like isoform X2, whose amino-acid sequence is MQLARRLLLLCSGWGDAATAPPASRLPSFRGWRAERGRGDAPTFPSSAGDPPARPRPPPRLGAGCSPAACAETQEGAGTSAGGGRGWRWQRWGPPRAAQGGMGWASKEKEDPEKVQVKVEQDTGAADDDDEEATRDKGCQNWRLEGHRAGEHWGEATSHGNLDDLSESESQPKPKSKRKPHKCEECGRIFNWRNHLIRHQRLHTGERPYKCSICGKGFNDGSPLLIHEMLHRGEKPYKCLDCGKSFSQSSHLISHQVVHTNEKPYVCPDCGKSFARQQYLLMHRRVHTGERPYECRDCGKSFRKSSDLVRHKTVHTGEKPFKCPICGKGFTQNFRCNAHKKAHSKEVSQPTPPSQDTQQSSCGTTAPPGDGGYQEENPQPGDSWQGEPNRSSLRMEKCGGCWALEEDKVLKEQSRAESWPEERQEQWCPHEDILEDPKETVCAKERVYEFQKTFDCRNSLSQYQQLHAQEQPRKCPDCGKSFSNCSALTSHQQIHQLEKPSEQPSTFMISAELFHQGPHKSEKSHLCSECGKSFTRRFNLKLHKKLHTGERPHKCPECGLSFTNTSHLIVHQRIHTGERPYRCHVCGKGFTMSSKCLEHERTHTGEAPYRCSECGNCYRTKVSLMSHMKMHMD
- the LOC119140530 gene encoding zinc finger and SCAN domain-containing protein 2-like isoform X3, with product MGWASKEKEDPEKVQVKVEQDTGAADDDDEEATRDKGCQNWRLEGHRAGEHWGEATSHGNLDDLSESESQPKPKSKRKPHKCEECGRIFNWRNHLIRHQRLHTGERPYKCSICGKGFNDGSPLLIHEMLHRGEKPYKCLDCGKSFSQSSHLISHQVVHTNEKPYVCPDCGKSFARQQYLLMHRRVHTGERPYECRDCGKSFRKSSDLVRHKTVHTGEKPFKCPICGKGFTQNFRCNAHKKAHSKEVSQPTPPSQDTQQSSCGTTAPPAGDGGYQEENPQPGDSWQGEPNRSSLRMEKCGGCWALEEDKVLKEQSRAESWPEERQEQWCPHEDILEDPKETVCAKERVYEFQKTFDCRNSLSQYQQLHAQEQPRKCPDCGKSFSNCSALTSHQQIHQLEKPSEQPSTFMISAELFHQGPHKSEKSHLCSECGKSFTRRFNLKLHKKLHTGERPHKCPECGLSFTNTSHLIVHQRIHTGERPYRCHVCGKGFTMSSKCLEHERTHTGEAPYRCSECGNCYRTKVSLMSHMKMHMD